The Oncorhynchus kisutch isolate 150728-3 linkage group LG20, Okis_V2, whole genome shotgun sequence genome has a segment encoding these proteins:
- the LOC116355412 gene encoding gastrula zinc finger protein XlCGF17.1-like, protein MKDEEGEITVTLEEDEEEKTGDLINTSKYKAEKSLSRSALLKKHQQRPTGTKSHCCSDCGKRLNSLSNLKIHQRIHTGEKPYSCDQCGKSFTTSSNLTIHQRIHTGEKPYGCDQCGKSFTTSSYLTIHQCTHTGEKPYACDQCGKRFILLETLKSHQRIHTGEKPYSCDQCGKSFTTSSNLTIHQRTHTGEKPYGCDQCGKSFTTSSNLTIHQRTHTGEKPYGCDQCGKSFTTSSKLTIHQRTHTGEKSFSCDQCGKSFGQSGQLTVHQRTHTGQKPYSCDQCGKSFGQSGQLTVHQRTHTGQKPYSCDQCGKRYSSKRSLIKHQKIHEGVVS, encoded by the exons ATGAAGGATGAAGAGGgggagattactgtcacattAGAGGAGGACGAAGAAGAGAAGACTggagatctgattaacaccagtaaatACA aggcagagaaaagtctctccagatcagcactcctcaagaaacaccagcagagacccacaggaacgaaatctcactgctgctctgactgtgggaaaagaTTAAACTCTTTATCAAACCTTAAAATACATCAaagaattcacacaggagagaaaccttatagctgtgatcaatgtgggaagagttttactacatctagcaatctaactatacaccagagaatacacacaggagagaaaccttatggctgtgatcaatgtgggaagagttttactacatctagctatctaactatacaccagtgtacacacacaggagagaaaccttacgcctgtgatcaatgtgggaagagatttattCTGCTAGAAACCCtgaaatcacaccagagaatac acacaggagaaaaaccttatagctgtgatcaatgtgggaagagttttactacatctagcaatctaactatacaccagagaacacacacaggagagaaaccttatggctgtgatcaatgtgggaaaagttttactacatctagcaatctaactatacaccagagaacacacacaggagagaaaccttatggctgtgatcaatgtgggaagagttttactacatctagcaaactaactatacaccagagaacacacacaggagagaaatcttttagctgtgatcaatgtgggaagagttttggtcaATCTGGCCAACTGactgtacaccagagaacacacacaggacagaaaccttatagctgtgatcaatgtgggaagagttttggtcaATCTGGCCAACTGactgtacaccagagaacacacacaggacagaaaccttatagctgtgatcaatgtgggaagagatactctagtaaaagatctctgatcaaacatcagaaaatacatgaaggagttgtttcatga